The DNA sequence AATCCCCATCATCAGGATGATGTAACGTCCATGGAAAAACGTCATCCATATCTGAGACAAACACTGCTAGATAAATTCACAATGATAATTAATGCTGTGCATTATGTATGAGTGAAACTCATTCTCACCTCATTACTGGAACGCTTCTTCTTGTGCTTTTTCTCCGTCAGCACCATCCACAAGGCAAAGAGACTCATCACCATGCCGTGGCCGAGGTCGCCGAACATCACAGCGAACAGAAAGGGGAAAGTGATGATGGTGTAGGGAGCTgccaaacaggaagaaaaaacacatttattctgAACTTCTTACACATAAAAATGTCttatcacaaaaaaaacaggaggagttCTTACCTGGGCTTACCTCACGATAGTCCCCCACTCCATACGCCTCCACGATGCTCTGAAAACCAGCTGTGAACTTGTTGGTTCTTAATAGCGTAGGTGGGGTGTCAGTACTTGGGATGCGGTTCACGAAGGATGGTACAGTGGCATCTCCTTTTCTCTGATTACATACAGCACATGTAAGATTTCCAGTGAATCAATCAACCAGGAAATGACTATTCTCTTATCTCTAACTATAAATTAGTGACAGAAAATTGGCAATTTGTTAAATTCTAATCACAAACAGCATTAGCTGCAATATTCAATAAACTTTTCAGATTCAGACATGCAGTATCAGGCTGCACCTGCAACCACAAGCATTTTCaatttttttccactgttcaagtgcaaaaaaaactgcacagtcTGTGGTGGTATAatcatttttgcctttttagGGCAGGTCACAGATGTCTAAATGGTGTTCATGAGGGTTTCTACTGTATTTAGCCGTTTTTATAACGCAGTCTGTAAGAGCCAATTAGTATGTTtggatgatgttttatttatccaatgtttgaGTTTATATGGCTTCTGGGTTTATTTTATCTGTACacgtatttttatttaacttaCACTGCTGTGACAGCGTACATTTTTATTGGGGCATTGATATGACGTATTCTACAGGTTGTCACAATATATCGGGCAGTGTAAAGTGTACCTGCGCAGCAGAAAGTGTAGTGTGGAACACTATAAGTTTTGATCTTCACTTTGTGAAGCCCTGTTCGAAAGCCAATATAAGGAATATGTTTATGAACATTAAGATGGATAAAGAGACTCAGTTAGAAGGCACTGTTATTTAATCGTTTCCAAATAATCCTCATATGCACCTCTATTAAATTCAATACATGGGGATGAAGTGTTATTCAAAGTTAAGGTAAAACATGTAAAGCTGCAGTAAGAAGATCATCCTTTTTCAATAATCTACTCAGATCTTTGTACTCACCGAGCCTTCCTCGAGCGCCGCCCTCAGGTTTGCCAGGTCACTAACGGGACACCACACCTCAGCTATGAGACACTTGTTGGTGACATCAAAGCTGCAGAGATTGAGGATATGATAGATCGCCTTCATCTTTTTCACCTGCACCACCCAGGTGAAGGCCGTCTCCGAGGCCTTCTGCAGAACTTGCCTCAAGTAGTCCTCAGTGCGATGAAGCAcctgcaagaaaacaacagcttGTAAGTACTGCTACGAATAtgcagtaaataaaacacatgtatttttacattattaagGTCTTGGATGCGTGTCCTTAAGCTGTCCAGCACATCTGCTCGCTCCTCGTCGTTCTCAGGGTGAGGATAGAGATGGCAGTGGTAGCTGaggatgacaaaaacaaaacaaagaagctGTGTATGTCGATGACAAAGAAGAACACATCAGTtatagaaagaagaagaaaaagcagaacTAGTCTTACCAATCGCAGATTTTTTGAACTTTCTGTCCAATCTGGTCTCCCCAGAAAGAGATAAGAAACACAACACTTTTGCTGATCTCACCCTGAAaccacacacagtacacacaagCATTAGATCTCTGCCATTTAGTGTGTTCTTACaacattaaatattatttaaaagcaATGCAATTCAACTCACAGTGTCAAGATCAGCAAGGCTCTCGTCCACTTCTGCATAGCTGAGGATGGTGTAACCTTTACACACCCTCCACAACATACGCTCAAAGGCCTCCACCTTCACCCGCTGGATAAGTCCCGACACAAACCTACAACCAGCAGAGATCAGATCAGGTTCATTTTTTAAAGGCAGTGGAACCTGCTATGTGGCTGTAAATGACACAGAATGCAGCTCACCCCAGCTTGGCACCAAGTCTCTGCATACCAGTACATCCTGTGACTGAGTCTGTCTCCATAGTGGGGAATTCTTCATACTGGGGACCAAGAGCCTCATGCTAATTATAAAAAGGGACACGTTTCATTTATAACAACTTACATTCAGTGGCCCGTGCATGGTTCTTGCACACAAAGCCAATGTGATGTTCACACATTGGACTGTGATATTTATACTTCGTAAGGCAGAAGTCGCACTCTGGATGACTCAGGTGCAGCTTGTAGCGGCTGCATTGTGACCGTGTCATTAATTAAAGTCAGCACTAGTTCCAGCTCTGCCATCGAGGGAAATAACACGCCAGCGACAAGAAAACAAGATGCTGCTGGCGAGGTGAGGGGGAGGCATCTCACTcgagatgtaaaaaaaacaaaaaaacaaaaagagtggGAAAATGTAGAacatgacagacacaaaaaaagagcaACACTCACTCTGGAGCGGCTGTGTATGAAGGTCCGAGTGATcttcaacatgtgtgtgtattcagtgaGCTCCAGGAGGTTTCTCTGAAGCTTGTCTTTGTTCTTTGCCACCTCGCTGAGCTCCATCTCTAGCCTCTGAAGCTGCTCCTGGACATCACAAAGAACACACGTTTAAGTCAGAATTACAATAACTACAGCCTCTCATTGACCGCCATCATGAACTGAGGAACAAAAATGGGGGGCCAAGACTTGCAGGGATTCTTGCTCCAGGGAGAGACTGGAGATTCCCAGTGAAGCCGGTAATTGGGTgctagagacagagaggggtgCTACTGGCTTTAAAATGACATGTGTGCAGATGCAGCTCCAACTTGAGCTGTGCCACAAAAAGAAAGGATTGGATAATGAACGATAAATGGAGCGGTACAGATAAAGTGCAGGTCTGACAACATTAATTCACTGGATCGATTGTACTGCTCCTTTCTTCTTGCATTAGAGACAATTGCAAGCAGGATGTTGCAACAATGGGCTCATTCTCTGGTGCTGAGGTGACTCAGTCTGTAGTGCTGTTGGTGGGACAGTTTATATAAAATCATGTTATTGTTGAGCCAAATTCTGGTATGATGATGGAGAACTGTGCACTGCATAATCAAAACCAGGAGACTTTGGTGCATGTAAACAGTGAAATAAATAGAAATggtagatatatatatatatatatagaatacAAAAAGGGTCTTTTTGCCACACTTACCATAATCTCAAGAACTTGTCTGGGTGGAGGAGCAAATGGactctcatcctcctctggaACAGCTATATTAGCCTTCTGGATCTCCCTCAGTAGGTAGCCTGtccacagaaacatgcagataGTTTGTGTGAAGCTAAAAAATGACACCTTGATCATCAGAGCAAACAGGCAAACCTAAATCACCGAGGGGACCGTAGGCCTATTAGAAAGCACAGTCAGCCATGAGTTGCTGACTTATACTAGCCCAATGATTAATTGGCCAGGTGTATTGCTGAAGCTTACACCCACAGAGAACCCTTCCAGCAGGTGCTCTCTTACCCAGAATTCTCTCCATCTCCTCGCATCTCTTGATTTCGCTGACGAAGCGGCGCTGGAATGAGCTGACACTTGGGTTAAGCTGAAACCAGGGGGAGGATGACAAGTCAGAAGGCTGGAGGTGCCTCAGTCAATAcatgacagacagatagatagatagatagatagatagatagatagatagatagatagatagatgaccTCCACCCTATGATGCATGCATAATCAGACATAAAATGAGAGGCAGGATagatttctgtttattttgttggAGGAAAAATAATGCACACAATTAAACTGGTGATAAACTTGACAACAATGAGTGTTTGTGCATCCTCCGCCTCACTACTTACATCTCGAAACTCGACCAGTCCCAGCTCCCCGAGCGCACTGATGCAGTCATATTCAGAGCCGGACTGCAGAAACAATTGCGCCAAGCACATCTCCTCACTCCGAAACACCATCTTTATCtgccacacagacagagctccTCCGCCGCTGTGTAATCTGTCTGAAGCCTACTGGAATTGTACAACGAGCCGTTTACGGTACGAACGAAAATAGGACATCACAAAATTCAACGAAATCCGATCCCGTTAGCCAATTAACTTACCCCGAGGATTAATTATTGCCCATTAATAGTGACGAATTTCAAATCGGCATTTCATCCTGGACGCGTGTGTCGCACCGGCTTGTTCCCCCTCCAACACGCCCAGCGTCTATTGGATAAACgggaagaaaacaaagacagaagccTCCCTAATGCACGTTATTTTGCATCGAGCGATCCCGGAGAAAGGCGTCATCCTGTGGGCTCTTTACCTTGAACACCTGTCATTACGGCgcacaacaaaaacatacagcGCGATAAGCATTCAACACTCGCTGCACAGAAACAAGCAACAggcaaactaaaaaaaaaaaaaacaattttcaaCCCGCCATGTAGACGAATGGGATAAAGACAGGCTCGCACGTTAAAAATAAGCCACAGCCAGAAATAGGCTACGGCCTTTATTCGCTGTACGTCGGCCGGCAATTGACACAGATTGCGTCTCCGGGTTGCCAGATATGGTCGCATCCTGTGAAATAACCCGGTTTTGTTGATTTATGGCTAAAGGACAAGGGGGTGTTACTAGAAGCCTAAAACTGCACAAATACGGGTTTGATTTGTCAATAAACAACGGAATAGAACATGGCATATAACATCTGTCAATAAATGTCCTGTGTCAAAGTTTAACCAGGAACTTCAATTTCACTCACACCGTCAGCGCCATGTGGTTAAaacatatttagtttttttaggaTAATAAACTTTATATTTCTACGTGATTATTCACTAAAATAGGTGAATTTGCAATTTTGATAAACTCAACCTGTGCCAGATTGGGGCTATAAACACATGCACCTTTTCACATTCTTAACCCTTTGAGGACGCAATCAACCATATATTATAATTATGCTGTAAACAATTCGTTTCACTTCTTTGTCTCCATTTATTTGGCAACACGTTTTTTCccaggagggggaggggttATTACACAAACCTGGcaaccttcttcttctgttccaTCGCTAAAAACGGCCCGGCCACCAgcctttctttgtgtgtgaaccCTTTTCTTTCAGGAGTTTAGCGGTGATGGTGGTTTAGACGTCTATAGTACATTTCGTTTGTGATCAATGATTTTTCGCCATTTTTTAAATCGAtccctgaaacacagaaaacagcacaatcatgctCAAAACAGAAATATGAATCATGTTTTGAACACGGGACACTGTTTAATACAATTTTACACATTAATAAATCAATTATAGTAATGCAGAGTGTTCTATTGAGGACCAGGATACTGCACATTTAAACTTCAGCAAATCAGATCAAATATTCAGATTATATGACTTTGTTTTAGACAATGCTTTTTGTTTGTAAGTGGCTTGAATGTTTCCAACATGAGGAGCAGACAaggtttttaatgtaaaaaaaattaaagataaaataCAAAATCAGACTGTTTTATGGCTCTTGGTTACCTTGTGGGGCCCCTGAGTAATATCTATTTCTCATAATCTGTCCCCTTTGTCATTGCTTGAATAAATAAAGGTTATATCTGTCACATGAACAAAAGAAATCTGTGCATTCAGTAACCTCTGTTATTGTGTAATATTGGAACGATCACTACAGCTTTCTTAtggccaggtgtgtgtgtgtgtgtgtgtgtgtgtgtgtctgtatggtTTCAGAGTGATGTGAGAAACAAAGTGTTCATGAGCATGACTGATCCCCGAGATTTCCAGCAAAGCACTTGGCATCAGTTTTAAGTTTTCAGACTCTGAGCCAGTCTGTTGAGCTCCTGTGACAGAGCTGTGACTGTATCCAGGATCCACCGTTTGTCATTCTCTTCTAACCGAGCTTCACACCGTTGGGCAAATTTGTCAGGATGCCAGAGCGCTTGCTGCTTCAGGAGCATCTTACGAAACACCGGCACGTCCTTTCGGTCCACGCCGTGCAGCATCACGTCCACCATTTCCTGAACCGTTCCTCTCGGAGCCGGCCAGGGGATGTCATTGTAGCTTAGCTTTGAGTTTTCTGCTGAAGAGCTACTGTGAAAAGTAGCTGCACACCTCTCATCATACTGACGCTTCTTGCCACGTCGAGTCTCTTCCTCTTTACGTGCGGCTCGAGCCAGATACTCTTCATGCTCCTTCTGCAGTCTTTTATGAAGCTCTTTTTGActttgctcttcttcttctctctcttgtttactcttcttctttttccatcCAGAAGATGATGCTGCCAGCCTCTGAGCTTCAGCATGTTTCTTATTAAAGTATTCTCTCCTGATACGATCAGCCCAGTCCCCAAAGTCTTCCTCATCGTCATCAACAGGAAGAAAATCATCAGCTGTCAAACAAATACAGCAGTTTAATTAGAATTACTAAGAAGGTTAAAGATAAACACAACAGTTACAGAGTGGGTTTAAATGTTACCATCATAGGCTCCAAAGGTTTCACAGAACTCATCCTCGCATTCATCAAACAGCTTCTCCTGCCACTCCTTCTCAGGGTCTGTTTCAAGTCGACGGCTCATGTTTTCAGTCTGTGCAGAAATGTAAGGAAATTGAATGTGTAGAATGAAAACTGGAGATGGATACGTTAACAGGGGATCTGAGTGCTCTGCTGTCACcttgtctctgttaaaataatgttttgtaATAATTAAAGTGTATATAACAATGGCAGACAGATCTGTGTCTACAGAAAATAGTCTTAACAGTTTATGCTTgagaaatgaaagaaacaacTAAGCAACTGTTTCCAATAAGTTTCTGATCATCACGTACAGGATCAGAAGCGGTAAATATGGGGCATTTTAggacttttgtttttgccattttCTTGCATGTGACTACAAGTCTGAACCTCATGGTACCTCAGATGGTTTCATCCAGTTGAGCAGGTCTTGAGGTGTCACTCCAGCATTGTTTGATGAATTCAAAGCTTCTGGGCAGCTCTTTGTAAGAGGCACAACCAGATCATCATATTCTGTAATagcccaaaacaaaacaaaacaaaacaaatcacacgAGTACAAATTAATGGAAGTTAGTAATATCAACGGTTACGTTCACGCCGTCCTCACCTGTTTTCCCGTGTTTCAGAGCCCTGTTGGCTGCAACATGGAGCGCTGTGTCACCTTTACGGTCCTTCAGGAGAACATCGGCTCCGTGTTTCAGCAGCAGCCGCACCACAGCGTCGTCTCCCTGGGAGCAGGCGAGGTGCAGCGGGCTCCTCTGCCTCTTGCCCTGCGAGAAGTTTATATCCAGATCTCGGTGCTTCCGCAGATACGACTTAAGCTTCAATAAACTACCCTCCTCGACGTACTTCCATACCCGCCTCTCTTTGTGGGACAGCATCAAGAATGATAAAAGTCGATGCTAATTTTTCGCTGCTAAGGCAGACGGAAGCTAATATGGTCCGTCTTCTTAATGCGTCCGGAGTTCGAAACTTCACGGACACGCAAGTTCCGGAGACGGACGATTTCCGGTATTACCACCAGGTGTCAGCATCTCCCCTAAAGATACTAACTGTGCGCAGCCGACTGAAATGACTGAAAGTCTACAGTAACGTGTATTCCTGCcatttactgttatttttaataaataaatactataTTGTTAATAAATAGTTTTTGCATGGATGTGACACTTTCAGACGCCACCTTAAAGATGAAAACATACTCAATTATTGCTCAgggtcatttgtttttattgcaaAGTGCCAAACTTTATAGGAAATTTCTCAACATTCATCCCTGCTGGTTGTGTCTGTGCCTCTGCTTCCTTTCAACACACCACCTGTCCAGAAGATGTAAAGATGttatctgtatttgtgtgtgtgtgcaggcaacTGTAACAGTAACAGTGATTAATAGCCATCctcattaaatattatttaaaaatgaaaaatgatctTGATCATCATTCTGAAGTTTGACTTGTTTGACTACACATTGATGTGTGTTATGACTGAAACCTGGTGCAGCAAAGCAACTGTTGTCAGAAAGCAGTCTACCTTTAGACAAGAGCTTGAAGAGTGAACAATTATTTAAAAGCCCCAGGCCGGattacagggagttcattttatctttttcttttttttttccacacctgCCTGACAATTAAATGCCAAGTGAAACAGCATACTTTTCTGTATATCCATA is a window from the Parambassis ranga chromosome 12, fParRan2.1, whole genome shotgun sequence genome containing:
- the atp6v0a2a gene encoding V-type proton ATPase 116 kDa subunit a; amino-acid sequence: MVFRSEEMCLAQLFLQSGSEYDCISALGELGLVEFRDLNPSVSSFQRRFVSEIKRCEEMERILGYLLREIQKANIAVPEEDESPFAPPPRQVLEIMEQLQRLEMELSEVAKNKDKLQRNLLELTEYTHMLKITRTFIHSRSRHEALGPQYEEFPTMETDSVTGCTGMQRLGAKLGFVSGLIQRVKVEAFERMLWRVCKGYTILSYAEVDESLADLDTGEISKSVVFLISFWGDQIGQKVQKICDCYHCHLYPHPENDEERADVLDSLRTRIQDLNNVLHRTEDYLRQVLQKASETAFTWVVQVKKMKAIYHILNLCSFDVTNKCLIAEVWCPVSDLANLRAALEEGSRKGDATVPSFVNRIPSTDTPPTLLRTNKFTAGFQSIVEAYGVGDYREVSPAPYTIITFPFLFAVMFGDLGHGMVMSLFALWMVLTEKKHKKKRSSNEIWMTFFHGRYIILMMGIFSVYTGLIYNDCFSKSLNIFGSGWSVKAMFTNQRWTNKTLQTNALLTLDPNVSGVFSGPYPFGIDPIWNMAVNRLSFLNSYKMKMSVVIGVIHMSFGVVLSIFNHLHFRQKFNVYLLFLPELLFLLCLFGYLVFMILYKWLAFGARDSSQAPSILIHFINMFVMQGKDITPLYPGQTGLQIFLVVIALLSVPVLLLGKPLYLYWLYRGGKGLRRRRGYERVRRVSEDDNSTVPSYEEDEEEGLDDMTNREIPPKEFDFADVLLHQSIHTIEYCLGCISNTASYLRLWALSLAHAQLSEVLWTMVMRLGLRITTKVGVVFLVPVFGLFAMLTVSILLVMEGLSAFLHALRLHWVEFQNKFYHGAGVKFVPFDFSLLPSVFEQDGLL
- the nfkbil1 gene encoding NF-kappa-B inhibitor-like protein 1 isoform X1 is translated as MLSHKERRVWKYVEEGSLLKLKSYLRKHRDLDINFSQGKRQRSPLHLACSQGDDAVVRLLLKHGADVLLKDRKGDTALHVAANRALKHGKTEYDDLVVPLTKSCPEALNSSNNAGVTPQDLLNWMKPSETENMSRRLETDPEKEWQEKLFDECEDEFCETFGAYDADDFLPVDDDEEDFGDWADRIRREYFNKKHAEAQRLAASSSGWKKKKSKQEREEEEQSQKELHKRLQKEHEEYLARAARKEEETRRGKKRQYDERCAATFHSSSSAENSKLSYNDIPWPAPRGTVQEMVDVMLHGVDRKDVPVFRKMLLKQQALWHPDKFAQRCEARLEENDKRWILDTVTALSQELNRLAQSLKT
- the nfkbil1 gene encoding NF-kappa-B inhibitor-like protein 1 isoform X2; this encodes MEGKRQRSPLHLACSQGDDAVVRLLLKHGADVLLKDRKGDTALHVAANRALKHGKTEYDDLVVPLTKSCPEALNSSNNAGVTPQDLLNWMKPSETENMSRRLETDPEKEWQEKLFDECEDEFCETFGAYDADDFLPVDDDEEDFGDWADRIRREYFNKKHAEAQRLAASSSGWKKKKSKQEREEEEQSQKELHKRLQKEHEEYLARAARKEEETRRGKKRQYDERCAATFHSSSSAENSKLSYNDIPWPAPRGTVQEMVDVMLHGVDRKDVPVFRKMLLKQQALWHPDKFAQRCEARLEENDKRWILDTVTALSQELNRLAQSLKT